The following proteins come from a genomic window of Aspergillus oryzae RIB40 DNA, chromosome 4:
- a CDS encoding uncharacterized protein (predicted protein), protein MQNELRNGNYQSKHSCLAAGQTAVFRLVVPFSRVRHFLPPLTHSINLPVTVSGSEPAVLSKTNSSENTTKKRKRETIRESPFAKLTRLVAKRLPNIIQFCESKASLSDILQNEQELQFADKRVDHLKQVDGNKTPSEEQKLLKGLSQLSLAEQFTAWEIENGWKSRVDTLYDEIRVARTEGQNGTCQMCRKNDSIRQGTWIS, encoded by the exons ATGCAAAACGAATTACGGAACGGGAACTACCAATCGAAACACAGCTGTCTGGCCGCTGGCCAGACAGCTGTGTTTCGATTGGTAGTTCCATTTTCTCGTGTGCGACATTTCCTTCCCCCGCTCACTC ATTCTATCAACTTACCCGTCACCGTATCAGGCTCAGAACCCGCTGTATTGTCGAAGACAAACTCTTCGGAGAACACAACGAAAAAGCGAAAGCGAGAGACCATCCGAGAATCTCCTTTTGCCAAGCTCACCAGATTGGTAGCGAAGCGACTCCCTAATATTATACAATTTTGCGAGTCCAAAGCTTCACTTTCTGACATCCTCCAAAACGAGCAAGAGCTACAGTTCGCAGATAAAAGAGTTGATCATTTGAAACAAGTTGACGGCAATAAAACACCAAGCGAAGAGCAGAAGCTTCTGAAAGGTCTCAGTCAATTATCTCTGGCTGAACAATTCACTGCCTGGGAGATTGAGAATGGTTGGAAGTCTAGGGTGGACACCCTATATGACGAGATCCGAGTTGCTAGGACCGAAGGCCAAAACGGAACT TGCCAGATGTGCCGGAAAAATGACTCGATTCGTCAGGGAACATGGATATCCTGA
- a CDS encoding uncharacterized protein (predicted protein), with amino-acid sequence MSQITSNRPHLFEDDLPESANTERKIFAEWASSVPFEKKADDFQIHNSKELDTKIVPFLRGIHWYRYRGRNMRHSTTAKAMRLSFQSRYLAIAPAPRESPSKKESDYI; translated from the exons ATGTCGCAGATAACATCGAACAGGCCACATTTGTTTGAGGACGACTTACCCGAAAGTGCGAACACGGAACGAAAGATCTTCGCAGAATGGGCATCTTCAGTTCCGTTCGAGAAAAAAGCGGATGATTTTCAAATTCACAATTCAAAAGAGTTAGACACCAAGATAGTTCCCTTCTTAAG GGGTATTCATTGGTACAGATACCGGGGCCGAAATATGCGCCATTCCACCACAGCAAAGGCGATGCGTTTATCATTCCAATCGAGATACTTGGCAATAGCCCCAGCGCCTCGGGAAAGCCCCTCCAAGAAGGAAAGCGACTATATATGA
- a CDS encoding uncharacterized protein (predicted protein) has translation MACLGDMFPYVIIPPWFKQFCSNRCGSEDLTDWDDGGQGVNSHFAGGAVVYDEPRSGSSEYQPPRPLAYENGQPNLPVSTKGQQYGFVPKEYNYSLTPKIQPIKPASPVSPAEEARAVITPTLRRDRPPSFMSSGEIIALPSPPPLLVQRLTLESPISRHITTFPRISLQRKLDTAREWVPNSVWELFGVEQSASLMIYI, from the exons ATGGCCTGCCTCGGCGACATGTTTCCGTATGTAATAATCCCACCATGGTTCAAGCAATTCTGCTCCAATCGATGCGGCTCCGAAGATTTGACGGACTGGGACGATGGTGGTCAGGGTGTGAACAGCCATTTCGCAGGTGGTGCTGTCGTTTATGATGAACCACGGAGTGGCTCTTCGGAGTATCAACCCCCAAGACCGTTAGCCTATGAGAACGGCCAGCCAAACCTGCCGGTGTCAACGAAGGGTCAGCAATACGGCTTTGTTCCAAAAGAGTACAATTACTCCTTAACTCCCAAGATACAGCCCATCAAACCAGCTTCACCAGTGAGTCCAGCAGAAGAGGCCAGGGCGGTGATCACACCAACCTTGCGCAGGGATCGACCACCAAGTTTCATGAGTAGTGGAGAAATTATCGCACTCCCTAGCCCACCCCCGCTTCTAGTA CAGAGATTAACTTTGGAATCTCCTATTTCACGGCATATCACGACTTTTCC TCGAATATCACTCCAACGCAAGCTAGACACCGCTCGTGAATGGGTACCAAATTCAGTCTGGGAACTATTTGGAGTGGAACAATCTGCAAGTCTTATGATCTATATATAA
- a CDS encoding NUDIX hydrolase (predicted protein) yields the protein MLSIQSTQSHSSSNGVQYELHECALWYAAIGDKRDEVTIRSSLRNGLIGFTHRRIACAHIFWWVLRKPRILLLERALCDTRPGYWEPPGGAAEDQDETPGDALKREVGEETGLQLSQVTHTLPTQTWTRSKGREDYNWVGLPCIIKVSELETFESRGSSQRASQPVLKWEDIIRLNPEEHQNFAWATEEEVRCDKYKMFGNHKETALKAFAAVTENCSV from the exons ATGCTATCAATTCAGAGCACTCAGTCACATTCAAGTTCAAATGGCGTCCAGTACGAACTCCACGAGTGTGCCCTCTGGTATGCTGCCATCGGTGATAAACGTGACGAGGTTACCATTCGATCTTCATTGCGAAACGGACTTATCGGCTTTACGCATCGCAGAATCGCGTG TGCCCATATCTTCTGGTGGGTTTTACGCAAACCTcgtatccttcttcttgaacgCGCTCTTTGCGATACCAGACCTGGGTATTGGGAGCCACCCGGTGGGGCTGCCGAAGATCAGGACGAAACACCGGGAGATGCCCTAAAGCGAGAGGTTGGGGAAGAGACCGGGTTACAACTGTCCCAAGTCACTCATACGCTCCCGACTCAAACCTGGACACGGTCAAAGGGACGCGAAGACTACAATTGGGTTGGCCTTCCATGTATCATCAAGGTCTCTGAGCTTGAAACTTTTGAATCACGCGGAAGTAGCCAACGTGCGTCTCAGCCTGTACTGAAATGGGAGGACATTATACGACTGAATCCTGAGGAGCACCAAAATTTTGCATGGGCaacagaggaggaggtgCGATGCGACAAGTATAAGATGTTTGGAAACCACAAGGAGACTGCCCTCAAGGCTTTTGCAGCAGTGACAGAGAACTGCTCAGTCTAA
- a CDS encoding uncharacterized protein (predicted protein), whose translation MDSTSSPDYKALFLREAERRKEAEERQRKAEEEREQEKEERRRAEEERDQGRELTRHTTFLGLLRDCHILFSLPLRAASPSISTTGKIPQPTGKYCPRRLLPWEDCAVRQQEIYRPVCTYLEPEGKAAEQRFSPRLALEDLGKRFDERPISSEQDLQSYERFGVENYVRDIIVALQDTSRLR comes from the coding sequence ATGGATAGCACAAGCTCACCAGATTATAAGGCGCTTTTTCTGAGAGAAGCCGAGCGGAGgaaggaagcagaagaacgCCAGCGGAAGGCAGAGGAAGAACGGGaacaggagaaagaggagagaaggcGTGCAGAAGAGGAACGAGATCAGGGCAGAGAACTAACGCGGCACACCACCTTTCTAGGACTTCTCCGTGACTGCCATATCCTTTTCTCGCTTCCTTTACGAGCCGCATCGCCGTCTATATCCACAACAGGAAAAATACCGCAGCCAACAGGGAAATACTGCCCGCGACGCCTTCTACCTTGGGAAGACTGTGCAGTTAGGCAACAGGAGATTTACCGGCCTGTTTGCACCTATCTGGAACCTGAAGGGAAGGCTGCGGAACAGCGATTTTCACCGCGCCTTGCGCTGGAGGACTTGGGTAAACGATTTGATGAAAGACCAATAAGCAGTGAGCAGGATCTGCAGAGCTATGAACGATTTGGTGTGGAGAACTATGTTCGTGATATTATTGTAGCTCTGCAAGATACCAGCCGCTTGAGATGA
- a CDS encoding uncharacterized protein (predicted protein) gives MFTPPSHEQHIADLPGSMEEVGLGQINCAEKNRDGRSLNLRKYAVNIRFTLHFVPVIRCGSFTDDCISICSAGYLEGYSRCPTASYGRAVAVEIFIQLLFDTLNQALGIEEVSTVVSTLLMKHNIRAISIQLAPLLSCQPSCIVFQFRGFLGWDRIRPNNLFPKVHRP, from the exons ATGTTCACCCCCCCAAGCCATGAGCAGCATATAGCGGATCTTCCTGGCTCCATGGAGGAAGTAGGTCTTGGCCAGATCAACTGTGCCGAGAAAAACAGGGACGGCAGATCCTTGAACCTTCGAAAGTATGCGGTAAATATCCGCTTCACGCTTCACTTCGTTCCAGTGATAAGATGTGGTTCCTTTACCGACGACTGTATATCCATATGCAGTGCAGGTTATCTTGAAGGGTACTCTAGATGCCCCACAGCGTCCTATGGGCGTGCAGTCGCGGTCGAGATTTTCATCCAGCTGCTGTTTGATACATTGAACCAAGCTCTGGGCATCGAGGAGGTGTCGACTGTTGTTTCCACCCTGCTGATGAAGCATAACATTCGGGCAATTTCCATCCAGCTTGCCCCCTTGCT ATCCTGTCAGCCAAGCTGCATTGTGTTCCAGTTTCGCGGGTTCCTCGGTTGGGACAGAATCAGGCCGAATAACCTCTTTCCAAAAGTCCATCGGCCGTAA
- a CDS encoding uncharacterized protein (predicted protein), with product MTIDVQDIQITRHLEQIESIKTGIPARTIESLHDLIHQDLLKDMSESMRQLYNPQRHDIYRLATNIKGKSPMYLSPIVDTRQAVEDLLSKWFESRTTVGEKEYMVHLVIERTITLDEDVIPVEEKIKVKKKRKIKKEIKDEIKDKIKEERIPSPIYQADDGIVQSFLSTQSERSSEAVQDSRKRAASESSSILGTIPYRTRRRHVIDEEDMNRIQQE from the exons ATGACAATCGATGTACAAGATATCCAAATCACAAGACATCTAGAGCAGATAG AGAGTATTAAAACAGGAATCCCTGCTCGTACAATCGAATCGTTGCATGATCTTATCCATCAAGACCTCCTGAAAGATATGTCTGAAAGCATGCGGCAATTGTACAATCCACAAAGACATGATATCTACCGCTTGGCAACCAATATCAAAGGAAAGTCTCCGATGTATTTGAGTCCAATTGTGGATACACGGCAAGCAgttgaggatcttctttcAAAGTGGTTTGAATCTCGTACAactgttggtgaaaaggAGTACATGGTTCATTTGGTCATAGAACGGACGATTACACTGGACGAGGATGTTATTCctgttgaagagaagatcaaagtcaagaagaaaagaaagatcaagaaagagatcaaggatgagatcaaggataAGATtaaagaggaaagaatacCTTCCCCTATTTATCAAGCAGATGATGGTATTGTACAATCTTTTCTCTCTACACAATCTGAGAGATCCTCTGAGGCTGTACAAGATTCTCGAAAACGTGCTGCAAGCgaatcatcttcaatattGGGTACAATTCCCTAtcggacaagaagaaggcatgttattgatgaggaagatatgAACCGAATTCAGCA AGAATAG
- a CDS encoding DUF3716 domain-containing protein (predicted protein), protein MHRPSYVNAILIQSRGRRLAVPCTRCRSGQGRLVFPECRQVPGAFGGACANCKWPDKASQCSVRDEFWHSLDGLREGSRMGGGGRHTRSLGSSQDNPINVDAEIIDLDEPINLDPEEGDHPNDPINLDPEENEEWPEIE, encoded by the coding sequence ATGCATCGGCCCTCGTACGTCAATGCCATACTCATACAATCTCGTGGACGCCGGTTAGCTGTACCTTGTACACGTTGCCGCAGTGGACAAGGTAGACTGGTGTTTCCCGAATGTCGCCAGGTACCAGGTGCATTTGGCGGAGCTTGCGCCAACTGCAAATGGCCTGACAAAGCAAGTCAGTGCTCTGTACGAGATGAGTTTTGGCATTCTCTCGATGGTTTAAGAGAAGGTTCCCGAATGGGGGGTGGCGGCCGGCATACACGGAGTCTCGGTTCCTCTCAGGATAATCCAATCAATGTTGACGCAGAGATCATTGATTTGGACGAGCCAATCAACTTGGATCCTGAAGAAGGTGACCATCCTAATGATCCAATCAACTTGGATCcagaggaaaatgaagaatggcCTGAAATTGAATAG
- a CDS encoding RING finger protein (predicted protein): MMPRAEFNYKKGRFHPTTLSTYASLYPISLFSIASLQSCYTATMPQPVEAPRQRWDPSTICEIIDPSQHCTCIGVAKNGDACRNKVSKESREIASHRLEILSMCPINEYLVSKLQEIAGLLLCKRRHQDQATSLSERWCTRLGLSPEQAPIQNPAPSHSSQRRHTRSDRVPTTRAERRISGRSTSLPTTHQQREEVTVAMVQENQIPFHVSSTRPAVVTVSAASGQTGSVVFRSFRKGRDISDVECGICRERHSEDTVYLNCEECAGEFHWRCMEGWLMHRSPRSNFSCPNCRQDRLFDGFHAARPRSSLDAASEASQSATLPAASNSPRRDELSEQAPAEPELSSESYGPSPMEGVRRSMRPTRRPEYFVPS; encoded by the exons ATGATGCCGCGTGCAGAATTCAATTATAAAAAGGGCCGCTTCCATCCTACTACTCTTTCTACCTATGCCTCGTTATATCCAATATCTCTGTTTAGCATTGCTTCTCTTCAATCCTGTTATACAGCCACAATGCCTCAACCCGTCGAAGCGCCTCGTCAACGCTGGGATCCATCAACAATCTGCGAAATCATAGACCCTAGTCAGCACTGCACCTGCATTGGAGTCGCCAAAAATGGGGATGCGTGTAGGAACAAGGTGTCCAAAGAATCCCGTGAAATAGCCTCTCACAGACTGGAAATCCTAAGTATGTGTCCTATCAATGAATATCTCGTTTCAAAGCTGCAGGAAATTGCcggcctcctcctctgcAAGCGGCGACATCAAGACCAGGCGACTTCCTTGAGCGAGCGGTGGTGTACGCGTCTGGGCCTCTCGCCAGAGCAAGCACCCATACAAAATCCAGCTCCCTCACACTCGTCACAACGCCGTCATACCCGGAGCGACCGGGTCCCGACAACAAGGGCGGAGCGCCGCATATCTGGAAGATCAACAAGCCTGCCCACTACCCACCagcaaagagaggaagtcaCTGTCGCCATGGTTCAGGAGAACCAGATACCATTCCATGTGTCATCCACCCGGCCAGCGGTGGTGACCGTCTCGGCGGCTTCTGGGCAAACCGGGTCCGTTGTGTTCCGCTCTTTTCGTAAGGGCCGTGACATCTCAGATGTGGAGTGTGGCATCTGCCGCGAGCGTCACTCCGAAGACACGGTATACCTTAACTGTGAGGAGTGCGCGGGAGAGTTCCACTGGCGGTGCATGGAGGGCTGGCTCATGCACCGCTCCCCTCGGTCCAACTTTAGCTGTCCTAATTG TCGGCAAGACCGCCTTTTCGATGGATTTCACGCCGCACGCCCGAGGTCATCCTTAGATGCAGCCAGCGAGGCCTCGCAGTCTGCTACATTGCCGGCCGCTTCTAATTCGCCCCGGAGGGATGAGCTATCAGAGCAGGCCCCGGCTGAACCGGAATTGTCGTCAGAATCGTATGGTCCGTCGCCCATGGAAGGGGTTCGCCGTTCTATGCGGCCCACTCGGCGCCCGGAGTACTTTGTCCCATCTTAG
- a CDS encoding uncharacterized protein (predicted protein): MPEPCELFEYTTGKWIYNDALRHRERRRAFNVSELKRLAALAVQQKEDDIAGFEKLAEGGFNRSFKITMRDGFQFVARIPYPVTEPKFLVVASEVATIDFLRSHGIPVPKIFGYSAVADNPAGTEYIFMELVQGQNLGDIWFTLSEQERITLVMKLVQLETRLFGLQFPASGSLYYYDDLPAHDYPAIVPSPSSTRRFCIGPDTSLGLWYGKRLNLSVERGPCKKTEILWRFSPPEPQKRLRISKHLDDLSNLFSVFAERCTITSPNPTSNIL, translated from the exons ATGCCTGAACCTTGCGAATTGTTCGAGTACACGACCGGAAAATGGAT CTATAATGACGCGTTGAGACATCGCGAGAGGAGACGTGCTTTCAACGTCTCTGAATTGAAGCGCCTTGCTGCCCTAGCGGTTCAGCAGAAGGAAGACGACATCGCAggcttcgagaagcttgCCGAAGGAGGATTCAACCGAAGTTTCAAGATCACTATGCGAGACGGCTTCCAATTTGTTGCACGAATTCCTTATCCTGTCACTGAACCAAAATTCCTAGTGGTCGCAAGTGAAGTTGCAACGATAGATTTTCTCCGTTCTCATGGTATTCCAGTTCCTAAGATTTTTGGTTACTCTGCCGTTGCAGATAACCCTGCAGGTACAGAATATATCTTTATGGAACTTGTCCAAGGACAAAACCTAGGTGATATCTGGTTTACTTTGTCTGAACAGGAGAGGATAACACTGGTGATGAAGCTCGTGCAGCTGGAGACTCGTCTATTTGGTTTACAGTTCCCGGCAAGTGGAAGTCTCTATTACTACGATGACTTGCCAGCCCATGACTACCCAGCCATTGTTCCAAGCCCCAGCTCGACCCGCCGCTTCTGTATTGGCCCCGATACTTCGCTTGGATTATGGTATGGGAAAAGACTCAACTTATCGGTTGAGCGCGGACCATGTAA AAAGACCGAGATTCTTTGGCGGTTCTCACCGCCGGAGCCACAAAAGAGATTGCGTATCTCAAAACATTTGGACGACCTCTCCAACCTTTTCAGCGTCTTCGCAGAGAGATGTACGATTACCAGCCCCAATCCCACCTCGAACATATTGTGA
- a CDS encoding WD40 repeat domain-containing protein (predicted NTPase (NACHT family)), protein MADYWRPARMITHSDDNTVRLWDPATGTLQQTLKGHTDPVNSMVFSPDGRLLASGSDDNTVRLWDPVTGTLQQTLEGHTGWVKTMVFSPDGRLLVSGSDDNTVRLWDPVTGTLQQTLKGHTDPVNSMVFSPDGRLLASGSDDNTVRLWDPVTGTLQQTLEGHTGWVKTVAFSPDGRLLVSGSDDNTVRLWDPVTGTLQQTLKGHTDPVNSMVFSPDGRLLASGSDDDTVRLWDPATGALQQTLEGHTDPVEFVTFSPDGRLLASCSSDKTIRLWDPATGTLQQTLEGHTRSVVSVAFSTNGRLLASGSRDKIIRLWDPATGTLQQTLKGHINWVKTVAFSRDGRLLASGSHDNTRLTEPWSCPLIRTHFPG, encoded by the exons atggccgacTACTGGCGTCCGGCTCGGATGATAACaca CTCGGATGATAACacagtacggctctgggatccagccacaggcactctacaacagacgcTTAAGGGCCATACAGATCCAGTTAActccatggtcttctcacccgatggccgacTACTGGCGTCCGGCTCGGATGATAACacagtacggctctgggatccagtcACAggcactctacaacagacaCTTGAGGGCCATACAGGTTGGGTTAAGaccatggtcttctcacccgatggccgacTACTGGTGTCCGGCTCGGATGATAACACAGtgcggctctgggatccagttACAggcactctacaacagacgcTTAAGGGCCATACAGATCCAGTTAActccatggtcttctcacccgatggccgacTACTGGCGTCCGGCTCGGATGATAACacagtacggctctgggatccagtcACAggcactctacaacagacaCTTGAGGGCCATACAGGTTGGGTTAAGACCGTGGCtttctcacccgatggccgacTACTGGTGTCCGGCTCGGATGATAACACAGtgcggctctgggatccagttACAggcactctacaacagacgcTTAAGGGCCATACAGATCCAGTTAActccatggtcttctcacccgatggccgacTACTGGCGTCCGGCTCGGATGATGACacagtacggctctgggatccagccacgGGTGCTCTGCAACAGACGCTTGAGGGCCATACAGATCCGGTTGAGTTCGTGaccttctcacccgatggccggcTGCTGGCGTCCTGCTCGAGCGATAAGACAatacggctctgggatccagccacaggcactctacaacagacgcTCGAGGGCCATACACGTTCGGTTGTgtccgtggccttctcaaccaaTGGCCGGCTGCTGGCGTCCGGCTCAAGGGATAAGATAatacggctctgggatccagccacaggcacTCTGCAACAGACACTTAAGGGCCATATAAATTGGGTTAAGACTGTGGCCTTCTCACGCGATGGCCGGCTACTGGCGTCCGGCTCGCACGATAACaca CGCCTTACCGAGCCCTGGAGTTGCCCTCTAATCCGCACTCATTTTCCTGGCTAG
- a CDS encoding ATP-binding protein (predicted protein), which produces MDGLSSAASVIAVIQLTGSLVKLCGGYIQEVRNAREEILILQRAVTGLQDTLQDLQNNLQENKAKDLPTSSRLPSDITACLSDLQALEARLNPGKGKSLMSKMGLRALKWPLKRAEVEGLIKSLERYKSSFLLSLQVDQTMVNNTERINQHVDLGKLEGAIDAGFESFSDRDEVECLLGTRTELLREIIEWALSPSSKSIFWLRGMAGTGKSTVSRTVARSAKNRNHLGASFFFKRGEADRGNAKKFFPTLTRQLILWKPELRPGVQKALDNDPDIASKSLREQFERLLLEPLLGLDQRDQPPQNTVIVIDAMDECEHDQDVRNIIRLLPRLQEVKSLCLRVFLTSRPELPISLGFSEIGNQVYQDLALHEIAKEVTEHDIQLFLRHRFTKIQLDRRVPQDWPGDGIIQELVKVSVPLFISAATVCRYIENPKWEPKSRLAELLKDQAKYVSKMDKTYLPILTRLLDDQESDEREQRQLLQEFQDTVGVIILLAVPLSINTLSSFLGIEVDQISNRLDSFRSVLSIPSDEKQPNYAASSTERYLHSSRPWSA; this is translated from the exons ATGGATGGTCTATCCTCGGCGGCGAGCGTTATCGCCGTTATTCAACTGACCGGAAGCCTCGTGAAGCTGTGCGGAGGCTATATCCAAGAGGTACGAAATGCACGGGAAGAAATTCTCATCCTACAGCGGGCAGTTACAGGTCTTCAAGATACACTTCAAGACCTGCAGAACAATCTGCAAGAGAATAAGGCAAAAGACCTACCTACGTCCTCACGGCTACCCAGCGATATTACTGCTTGCCTCTCCGATCTCCAAGCATTAGAAGCGAGGCTTAATccaggaaaagggaaaagtcTAATGAGTAAAATGGGCTTAAGAGCCTTGAAATGGCCCTTAAAGCGCGCGGAGGTGGAGGGCCTAATAAAGAGCCTGGAGAGATATAAGTCATCATTCCTCTTATCTTTACAGGTGGACCAGAC TATGGTCAACAATACGGAGCGGATAAATCAACATGTTGATCTTGGAAAGTTGGAAGGCGCAATAGATGCAGGGTTTGAGTCATTCTCCGATCGCGACGAAGTCGAATGTCTCCTAGGTACAAGAACCGAGCTCCTCCGGGAAATAATCGAGTGGGCTCTTTCGCCATCCTCGAAAAGCATTTTCTGGTTGCGGGGGATGGCTGGAACAGGTAAATCCACAGTATCTCGGACGGTGGCAAGGTCGGCCAAGAATCGTAATCATCTGGGTGCCAGCTTCTTTTTTAAGAGAGGCGAGGCTGACCGAGGAAACGCAAAGAAGTTTTTCCCGACGTTGACCAGGCAACTTATCCTTTGGAAACCAGAGTTAAGACCTGGCGTGCAAAAGGCACTTGACAACGACCCTGACATCGCGTCAAAATCACTCAGGGAGCAATTCGAGAGACTACTCCTTGAACCGTTGCTTGGCCTTGACCAACGCGATCAACCGCCTCAGAATACTGTGATTGTTATAGATGCTATGGACGAATGTGAGCACGACCAAGATGTTCGAAATATCATCCGATTGCTCCCTCGTCTGCAGGAGGTAAAATCACTTTGCCTTCGGGTCTTCCTGACCAGTAGACCAGAGCTCCCCATCAGCCTTGGGTTTTCAGAGATCGGGAACCAGGTATACCAGGACCTGGCCCTTCATGAGATAGCCAAAGAGGTGACAGAACACGACATACAGTTATTTCTACGACATCGATTTACGAAAATCCAACTTGATAGGAGAGTCCCTCAGGACTGGCCTGGCGACGGTATTATCCAAGAATTGGTTAAGGTATCTGTCCCACTGTTTATTTCGGCTGCCACTGTGTGCCGCTACATCGAAAATCCGAAATGGGAACCCAAGTCGCGCCTCGCAGAGCTTCTCAAGGACCAAGCGAAATATGTGTCTAAAATGGACAAGACATATCTGCCAATTCTAACGCGACTCCTCGATGACCAAGAGAGTGATGAGAGGGAACAACGGCAACTTCTACAAGAGTTCCAGGATACTGTGGGAGTTATCATCCTTCTTGCCGTTCCTCTTTCTATAAACACACTATCTTCGTTTCTTGGGATAGAAGTGGACCAGATCAGCAACCGATTGGATTCCTTTCGGTCAGTTCTTAGCATTCCCAGCGACGAAAAGCAGCCT AACTATGCGGCGTCTTCTACGGAGAGATATCTGCACTCTAGCAGACCCTGGAGCGCGTAG
- a CDS encoding uncharacterized protein (predicted protein) translates to MAPRLAPSQLVMIRDMISSKSQTTPQMAEAADCSKRSIITISANLCMFGEVRAPLIPGGRPRVISPVILEALCDHLLENPDLYLDEMAYPSIAWLDQKVARRIAQERNADLRDYYLHQLSDFRSYHLVFIDESGCDKRAGFRRTGWSLRGVAPVQVSHFQRGQRYQILPAYCQDGILMSRVFQGSTDANLFEDFVEQLLHHCGRWPQPKSVLIMDNASFHHTDRISELCSNAEFFAELKAFEFKDFLEWSLDVVGLREESAQGHFRHANIEVDEE, encoded by the exons ATGGCGCCACGACTTGCTCCTTCGCAACTAGTCATGATCCGTGATATGATCAGCAGCAAATCGCAGACTACTCCTCAAATGGCGGAAGCGGCGGACTGCAGCAAACGTTCGATCATAACCATTAGTGCCAATCTCTGTATGTTTGGCGAGGTCCGAGCGCCCTTGATCCCTGGCGGCCGTCCTCGCGTTATTTCACCCGTTATACTCGAAGCGCTATGTGACCACTTGCTAGAGAATCCAGATTTATACCTCGATGAGATGGCCTA CCCTTCGATCGCATGGCTGGACCAAAAAGTGGCTCGACGAATAGCacaagaaagaaacgctGATCTGAGAGACTACTATTTGCACCAGCTGTCAGATTTCCGCTCGTATCACTTGGTCTTTATAGATGAATCAGGTTGTGACAAACGGGCTGGCTTCAGGAGGACAGGCTGGTCTCTCCGCGGTGTGGCACCTGTCCAGGTGTCCCATTTCCAGCGGGGTCAGCGATACCAGATTCTCCCAGCATACTGCCAGGATGGCATATTGATGTCCCGAGTTTTTCAAGGATCGACTGATGCAAATCTGTTTGAGGATTTTGTCGagcaacttcttcaccattgtGGTCGATGGCCCCAACCGAAGTCCGTTCTCATTATGGACAACGCGTCCTTTCACCATACTGACCGAATAAGCGAGCTATGTTCAAATGCTG AATTCTTTGCAGAGCTCAAAGCATTT GAATTTAAAGATTTCCTTGAATGGAGCTTGGACGTTGTAGGGttaagagaagaaagcgcACAAGGTCATTTTCGACATGCAAACATTGAAGTTGACGAGGAATAA